Proteins from a genomic interval of Haloferax marinisediminis:
- a CDS encoding TCP-1/cpn60 chaperonin family protein produces MSSLHQNGRPVAVSPASATEDEPVPRFPHANCIAVRAMANVLGSSLGPRSHDKLVVNQLASQTEPVNRGDAPVDDFTVTGDGATLLEKLPVEHPIAPIVRRILGPERPGDTDIEGQDIPDGVTSAVVLTGALLDEAENLIDKGLHPHDVREGYAVAVETALDVLSAQTRLLSSFDDQRDVERAVARSAMTGNDIGDLAETWAGLAVDAVDDIGRPTEKSFVVRCLGDGELTSSRLVRGAILDRNTRANDEMPRRVEDATVLLLDGHTTGGLIDPKWEEDAVFDLQSPEQLKEVRELYASRRRALVDHYVSLGIDVVVTRLGINGEYQRLLVDAGILGIRSVSPLEMKQVALATGASLVQNPTDVEASDLGHAGVVSIERTSPRRGRRKNRYMTVFDECDGANSVTMAVHGVSGQLADQAATEVRKAAAAVAASRGLGSARPGVVPGAGAIELQMAEAVRDRATQLDSRAQLAVFAFADALQEVVAALVRNAGFDALTVLADLRAAQVGGEMDAGFVLPAGEVSSATDAGVFDPVAYKHRMLVSASEVANLILRVDDAIDATFTKEPLGPDDVIYDDRAEKHLDYLEENPGTRWDK; encoded by the coding sequence ATGAGTAGTCTTCACCAGAACGGTAGACCCGTAGCCGTTTCACCGGCGAGCGCTACCGAAGACGAACCAGTTCCACGGTTCCCTCACGCGAACTGTATCGCCGTTCGGGCGATGGCGAACGTTCTCGGTAGTTCTCTCGGCCCTCGCTCTCACGATAAACTCGTCGTCAATCAACTCGCGAGCCAGACAGAACCGGTGAACCGAGGAGATGCACCTGTCGACGACTTCACGGTGACAGGAGACGGTGCAACACTCCTCGAAAAACTCCCAGTCGAACACCCGATTGCGCCTATCGTCCGTCGCATCCTCGGGCCAGAACGGCCCGGTGACACGGACATCGAAGGGCAAGACATCCCCGATGGTGTCACTTCGGCCGTCGTACTGACGGGGGCGCTTCTCGACGAGGCAGAGAACCTCATCGACAAAGGGCTTCACCCCCACGATGTCAGAGAAGGCTACGCAGTCGCCGTCGAAACAGCGTTAGACGTTCTCTCCGCTCAGACACGCCTGCTCTCGTCGTTCGACGACCAACGAGACGTCGAGCGGGCAGTCGCACGCTCGGCGATGACGGGAAACGATATCGGCGACCTCGCTGAGACGTGGGCAGGGCTTGCAGTCGATGCGGTCGACGACATTGGCCGTCCCACAGAGAAATCCTTCGTCGTCCGGTGTCTCGGCGACGGTGAACTGACTTCGTCGAGACTCGTTCGTGGGGCAATCCTCGACAGGAACACTCGGGCGAACGACGAGATGCCCAGACGGGTCGAAGACGCGACAGTGCTCCTTCTCGACGGTCACACGACTGGTGGGCTTATCGACCCCAAGTGGGAGGAGGATGCTGTCTTCGACCTGCAGTCTCCTGAACAGTTGAAAGAAGTCCGCGAGCTCTACGCGTCTCGTCGCCGAGCGCTGGTCGACCACTACGTCTCGCTCGGCATCGACGTGGTCGTCACTCGCCTCGGGATAAACGGTGAGTACCAACGACTGCTGGTTGACGCCGGCATTCTCGGGATTCGTTCTGTCAGTCCGCTCGAGATGAAGCAAGTTGCACTCGCGACCGGTGCGAGCCTCGTTCAGAATCCGACTGACGTCGAAGCCAGTGACCTTGGCCACGCCGGTGTCGTTTCTATCGAACGAACGTCTCCTCGGCGGGGTCGCCGGAAGAACCGCTACATGACCGTGTTCGACGAGTGTGACGGGGCGAACTCTGTTACGATGGCCGTCCACGGCGTCTCGGGACAACTCGCAGACCAGGCAGCGACAGAAGTTCGGAAGGCAGCGGCCGCGGTGGCAGCGAGTAGAGGACTCGGGTCCGCACGACCGGGTGTGGTGCCGGGGGCGGGGGCAATCGAACTCCAGATGGCCGAAGCAGTCCGTGACCGTGCGACCCAACTCGACTCACGTGCCCAACTCGCCGTCTTCGCATTTGCGGACGCCTTACAGGAGGTCGTCGCCGCGCTCGTTCGGAATGCTGGCTTCGACGCGCTCACCGTCCTCGCTGACCTGCGTGCTGCACAGGTCGGCGGCGAGATGGATGCTGGGTTCGTCCTTCCAGCAGGTGAGGTTTCCAGTGCGACGGACGCTGGTGTCTTCGACCCAGTGGCGTACAAACACCGAATGCTCGTCAGTGCAAGCGAAGTGGCGAACCTCATCCTCCGTGTCGACGATGCCATCGACGCCACATTCACCAAAGAACCCCTCGGGCCGGACGACGTGATTTACGACGACCGAGCTGAGAAACATCTGGATTACCTCGAAGAGAATCCCGGCACACGCTGGGACAAATAG